One Mycobacterium sp. SMC-4 DNA window includes the following coding sequences:
- a CDS encoding RecQ family ATP-dependent DNA helicase: MATRTEAQALLEGLAGPDARLRDDQWTAIEALVVARRRALVVQRTGWGKSAVYFIAAKLLRAAGLGPTVIVSPLLALMRNQVAAAQRAGVHAATINSGNVTEWDSIHRRVAAGDLDVLLVSPERLNNPDFRDNVLPALAANAGLVVVDEAHCVSDWGHDFRPDYRRIRTLISELGAGVPVLATTATANDRVVSDIATQLEVGGADTLVLRGGLDRESLRLSVVKVGTPARRASWLAAQLDSLPGSGIVYTLTVAQAHDVAGLLREQGHTVAAYTGATDTAEREQLETDLLGNRVKALVATSALGMGFDKPDLGFVVHLGAPSSPIAYYQQVGRAGRATDSAEVILLPGTEDQDVWRYFASVAFPPEVLVRNVIRALDTERPQSTPALEAQVDLNRSRLEMVLKVLDVDGAVRRVKGGWLATGQAWDYDEPRYRALDAARRREQQAMLDYQNTEGCRMVFLRRQLDDPDLTAGEQCGRCDNCTGNRYSSTVDDATLTVTSQRLRRPGVEVATRKQWPSGLGSLGLELSGRITDGASSGRAVGRLTDLGWGARLRRLLAEPDQDVPDEVVDAAVIVLKAWDWQYRPAAVMGLDSHTHPKLISSTVERLAQIGRLANLGVLAYAIDHRPVTAANSAYRVAGLNQAWEPPTIDCDGPVLLVDDYTDTGWTLTMAARMLRAGGAPEVLPFVLAASS, translated from the coding sequence ATGGCAACCAGAACCGAGGCGCAGGCGCTGCTCGAGGGACTGGCCGGCCCCGATGCCCGACTGCGTGACGACCAGTGGACAGCGATAGAAGCGCTGGTCGTCGCGCGTCGACGGGCGTTGGTCGTACAGCGCACCGGTTGGGGCAAGTCGGCGGTGTACTTCATCGCCGCGAAGCTGCTGCGCGCCGCCGGCCTGGGTCCGACGGTCATCGTGTCGCCGCTGCTGGCGCTGATGCGCAACCAGGTCGCTGCCGCGCAGCGGGCCGGCGTGCACGCGGCCACGATCAACTCCGGCAACGTCACCGAGTGGGACTCCATTCACCGCCGGGTCGCCGCCGGGGATCTCGACGTGCTGCTGGTCAGCCCGGAGCGCCTCAACAACCCCGATTTTCGGGACAACGTCCTGCCGGCCCTGGCCGCGAACGCCGGACTGGTGGTCGTCGACGAAGCCCACTGTGTGTCGGACTGGGGACACGATTTCCGCCCCGACTACCGGCGGATTCGCACGTTGATTTCCGAACTCGGTGCGGGTGTACCGGTGCTGGCCACCACCGCGACCGCCAACGACCGGGTGGTCAGCGATATCGCCACCCAGCTCGAGGTCGGGGGTGCAGACACGTTGGTGCTTCGTGGCGGGCTGGACCGCGAATCGTTGCGGTTGTCGGTGGTGAAGGTCGGTACGCCCGCCCGGCGGGCTTCTTGGCTTGCTGCGCAGCTGGATTCGCTACCCGGCAGTGGCATCGTCTACACGCTGACCGTGGCCCAGGCCCACGATGTGGCCGGGCTGCTCCGCGAGCAGGGGCACACCGTCGCGGCGTACACCGGGGCCACCGACACCGCCGAACGTGAACAGCTGGAAACCGATCTACTCGGCAATCGGGTCAAGGCGCTGGTCGCCACGTCGGCGCTCGGAATGGGTTTCGACAAGCCCGATCTCGGCTTCGTGGTGCATCTGGGTGCGCCGTCGTCGCCCATTGCCTACTACCAGCAGGTCGGGCGCGCCGGGCGAGCGACAGACAGTGCCGAAGTGATCCTGCTGCCGGGGACCGAGGACCAGGATGTCTGGCGCTACTTCGCCTCGGTCGCGTTCCCGCCGGAAGTGTTGGTGCGCAACGTTATACGCGCCCTCGACACCGAGCGGCCGCAGTCCACCCCGGCGCTGGAGGCCCAAGTGGACCTGAACCGTTCCCGGCTGGAGATGGTGCTCAAGGTGCTCGACGTCGACGGCGCGGTGCGCCGGGTCAAAGGCGGCTGGCTGGCCACCGGGCAGGCGTGGGACTACGACGAACCCCGGTACCGCGCGCTCGACGCGGCCCGCCGACGTGAACAGCAGGCGATGCTCGACTACCAGAACACCGAAGGGTGCCGGATGGTGTTCCTGCGCCGGCAACTCGACGACCCCGACCTGACAGCAGGCGAGCAGTGTGGACGCTGCGACAACTGCACGGGGAACCGCTATTCCTCGACGGTCGACGACGCAACGTTGACCGTGACCAGCCAACGACTCCGCCGTCCGGGCGTAGAGGTCGCGACCCGCAAACAGTGGCCCTCGGGTCTGGGTTCTCTGGGCCTTGAGCTGTCCGGCCGGATCACCGACGGCGCGAGCTCTGGCCGGGCGGTGGGACGGCTCACCGATCTGGGTTGGGGTGCACGTCTGCGGCGTCTGCTGGCCGAACCCGACCAAGACGTCCCCGACGAGGTCGTGGACGCGGCCGTCATCGTGCTCAAAGCCTGGGACTGGCAGTATCGTCCGGCCGCGGTGATGGGACTGGACTCCCACACCCACCCGAAGCTGATCTCGTCGACGGTAGAGCGACTGGCACAGATCGGCCGTCTGGCGAACCTGGGTGTGCTGGCCTATGCGATCGACCACCGACCCGTCACGGCCGCGAACTCTGCCTACCGGGTTGCTGGGCTGAACCAGGCGTGGGAGCCGCCGACAATCGACTGTGACGGGCCGGTACTCCTCGTCGACGACTACACCGACACGGGCTGGACGCTGACGATGGCTGCGCGAATGCTGCGCGCGGGCGGGGCCCCCGAGGTACTGCCCTTTGTGTTGGCGGCATCGAGCTAG
- a CDS encoding sulfotransferase encodes MTRTNVGTVEDLHASATKACGLDDFGSDDDNYREALAVLLESFQRDENLTELGSKMHRFFVRNALVARLVSEAAFKQYPEHADVPIERPIFVTGLPRTGTTAVHRLLAADPRHQGLELWLAEFPQPRPPRETWSQNPVFAQLDAQFAKAHEENPDYTGLHFMTADEVEECWQLLRQSLHSVSYETLAHVPTYSRWLARQDWTKSYQRHRRNLQLIGLNDPEKRWVLKNPSHLFALDALFATYPDALVVQCHRPAETIMASMCSLAAHTTEGWSNTFTGEVIGADSMETWSRGLELFNAERAKHDPAQFYDLDYFTLIKDPVGAVDEIYRAFGIEFTAAAREAVSNTHEESKKGPRAPKHTYSLADYGLTEEQVTERFKGL; translated from the coding sequence GTGACGCGCACGAATGTCGGTACCGTCGAGGACCTGCACGCCTCGGCCACCAAAGCATGCGGTCTCGATGACTTCGGTTCCGATGACGACAACTACCGCGAGGCGCTGGCTGTCCTCCTCGAATCGTTCCAGCGCGACGAGAATCTGACCGAGCTCGGAAGCAAGATGCATCGGTTCTTCGTCAGGAACGCTTTGGTCGCCCGGCTGGTGTCGGAGGCCGCTTTCAAGCAGTACCCCGAGCACGCCGATGTGCCGATCGAGCGGCCGATCTTCGTCACCGGGTTGCCGCGCACCGGTACCACGGCTGTGCACCGCCTGCTGGCGGCCGACCCGCGACATCAGGGATTGGAACTGTGGCTGGCCGAATTCCCGCAGCCCCGACCACCACGCGAAACCTGGTCGCAGAACCCGGTCTTCGCGCAGCTCGACGCGCAGTTCGCCAAGGCGCACGAGGAAAACCCCGATTACACGGGACTGCACTTCATGACCGCTGACGAGGTCGAGGAATGCTGGCAATTGCTGCGGCAGTCCCTGCATTCGGTGTCCTACGAGACGCTGGCCCACGTCCCCACCTACTCGAGGTGGCTGGCACGCCAGGACTGGACGAAGTCCTACCAGCGGCACCGGCGCAACCTGCAGTTGATCGGCCTCAACGACCCCGAAAAGCGATGGGTCCTCAAGAATCCCAGTCACCTGTTCGCGCTCGATGCGTTGTTCGCCACCTACCCAGATGCGCTGGTCGTGCAGTGCCACCGGCCGGCGGAGACCATCATGGCATCGATGTGCTCACTGGCTGCGCACACCACCGAGGGTTGGTCGAACACGTTCACCGGTGAGGTCATCGGCGCCGACTCGATGGAAACCTGGTCACGTGGACTGGAGTTGTTCAATGCCGAACGCGCCAAACATGATCCGGCACAGTTCTACGACCTCGACTATTTCACGCTGATCAAGGACCCGGTCGGTGCCGTCGACGAGATCTATCGAGCTTTCGGCATCGAGTTCACCGCCGCGGCGCGGGAGGCGGTGTCGAATACGCACGAGGAGAGCAAGAAGGGGCCCCGAGCACCGAAACACACCTACTCGTTGGCCGACTACGGGCTGACCGAGGAGCAGGTCACGGAACGGTTCAAGGGTCTGTAG
- a CDS encoding IclR family transcriptional regulator — MSSPLTPGRASPPTDRVIRILDFLAGRPREHFGVSELARRVELSKPTCLGIVTALAEAGYLVRDPGDKTYRLGPSLITLGHRAQESMRVSPAAHDQLRLLSSRFGATAALSAVIDDRITLLDLAAPPGARPGVEVGQSYPFAPPVGLMFVLWDDEAEQEWLRKPPTIPLRTDTERLKRVVACCRADGYLVERQTPGGRRLYSLMAGMPTELPDELRALLGELVSDIGERVYLRDENTGRRRHDISVISAPVFDHYRRQVMVASMQVGKPLTDNEITERARAVVATADAVTRQLGGTAPER, encoded by the coding sequence ATGTCATCGCCGTTGACGCCCGGACGCGCGTCACCCCCGACCGACCGGGTGATCCGCATCCTGGATTTCCTCGCCGGTCGTCCCCGGGAACACTTCGGGGTGTCCGAATTGGCCCGGCGGGTGGAGCTGAGCAAGCCCACCTGCCTGGGGATCGTGACCGCGTTGGCCGAGGCGGGCTACCTGGTACGCGACCCCGGCGACAAGACGTATCGGCTGGGGCCGTCACTGATCACGCTCGGCCACCGGGCTCAGGAGTCGATGCGCGTCAGCCCTGCCGCCCACGACCAGTTGCGGCTGCTGTCCTCGCGTTTCGGCGCGACGGCGGCGCTGTCGGCCGTCATCGATGACCGCATCACGCTGCTGGATCTGGCCGCCCCGCCCGGAGCGCGGCCCGGGGTGGAGGTGGGCCAGAGTTATCCGTTCGCGCCACCGGTCGGGTTGATGTTCGTCCTCTGGGACGACGAGGCCGAGCAGGAATGGCTGCGCAAGCCGCCCACCATTCCGCTGCGCACCGACACCGAACGACTCAAGCGGGTGGTCGCATGCTGCCGCGCCGATGGCTACCTGGTGGAGCGGCAGACTCCGGGGGGCCGGCGGCTGTATTCCCTGATGGCGGGGATGCCCACCGAGCTGCCCGACGAGTTGCGGGCCCTGCTGGGTGAATTGGTCTCCGATATCGGCGAACGGGTGTATCTGCGCGACGAGAACACCGGACGCAGAAGACACGACATCAGCGTCATCTCCGCGCCGGTATTCGACCACTACCGCCGGCAGGTCATGGTTGCTTCCATGCAGGTCGGGAAACCGTTGACCGACAACGAGATCACCGAGCGCGCACGCGCGGTGGTCGCGACCGCCGACGCCGTCACGCGTCAATTGGGTGGCACCGCACCCGAGCGGTGA
- a CDS encoding SDR family oxidoreductase translates to MGMLENKVVLISGVGPALGTTLARRCALEGADLVLAARTVERLDGVAAEIDRIGRRAVAVGTDITDEAQVSNLVEKSLAAYGKVDVLINNAFKVPSMKPLAKTSFEHIRETFELTVLGALRLIQGLTPALTEAKGSVVNVNSMVVRHSDPKQGAYKMAKSALLAMSQSLASELGGAGIRVNSVLPGYIWGGTLQGYFEHQAGKYGTTVEEIYSAAAVNSDLKRLPTEDEVASAILFLASDLSSGITGQALDVNCGEYKA, encoded by the coding sequence ATGGGCATGCTGGAGAACAAGGTCGTTCTGATCAGCGGGGTGGGGCCGGCACTCGGGACGACGCTGGCACGGCGCTGCGCGCTCGAGGGTGCCGATCTGGTGCTCGCCGCGCGTACCGTCGAGCGGCTCGACGGCGTGGCCGCCGAGATCGATCGCATCGGCCGGCGTGCGGTGGCGGTGGGCACCGACATCACCGACGAAGCGCAGGTGAGCAACCTTGTCGAGAAGAGCCTCGCGGCGTACGGCAAGGTGGACGTGCTGATCAACAACGCCTTCAAGGTGCCCTCGATGAAGCCGTTGGCCAAGACCAGTTTCGAGCACATCCGGGAGACGTTCGAGCTCACCGTGCTGGGTGCGCTGAGGCTGATCCAGGGACTGACGCCGGCCCTGACCGAGGCCAAGGGCTCCGTGGTCAACGTGAACTCGATGGTGGTGCGGCACTCGGACCCGAAGCAGGGCGCGTACAAGATGGCGAAGTCGGCGCTGCTGGCGATGTCACAGTCCCTGGCCAGTGAGCTGGGTGGAGCGGGAATACGAGTGAATTCCGTTCTACCGGGCTATATCTGGGGCGGTACCTTGCAAGGCTACTTCGAGCACCAGGCCGGCAAGTACGGGACGACGGTCGAGGAGATCTACTCCGCAGCCGCGGTGAACAGTGATCTCAAGCGGCTGCCGACCGAGGACGAGGTCGCCTCGGCGATCCTGTTCCTGGCCAGCGACCTGTCCAGCGGCATCACCGGTCAGGCGCTGGACGTCAACTGCGGGGAGTACAAGGCGTGA